The following are encoded together in the Oreochromis aureus strain Israel breed Guangdong linkage group 18, ZZ_aureus, whole genome shotgun sequence genome:
- the LOC116321296 gene encoding uncharacterized protein LOC116321296 has protein sequence MAMSTNNMTRNIQATNVPRRTKRVALLINNMHFYDPALTRHGADKDEQGMVNLLHTLGYEVDRHRNLPAQKMDEALKSFARRPTLPLTDSVFVVVMSHGGMGTICGTGSHRIEIDRIYERLNSRNCPALKDKPKIVIIQASRGVLVPGRPPVPIDNMRARSVNQAARLHTEKDFITLHCSAPHMAAYKHPAYGSFFIQSIAEVFNTRCVQDPIDELFKKVMQRFHVSGMQQLMPSVELHTLTKPFYLLPGNTQVPTRPEDPRGRPDALRAEPAGVRWVRSELKKYCCQLTIDMNTVNRKLKPSHHNRKVEYVSEPQRYPDHPDRFDRAQLLCRDGLTGRGYWEVEWTGEVYIAVSYRGIRRKGDSNETLFGWNKQSWSLYCSDKYTVWHDGKETALSSCSYSSSSLSDSGRAAVYVDCHAGTVSFLRVSSDTLTHLHTFKTKFTEPVYAGFRVFTASSVRLC, from the exons ATGGCGATGAGCACCAACAACATGACCAGAAACATCCAGGCTACAAATGTGCCCCGACGGACGAAGCGTGTCGCCCTGCTGATCAACAACATGCATTTTTACGATCCGGCATTAACCAGACACGGGGCTGACAAAGATGAGCAGGGCATGGTCAACCTGCTCCACACTCTGGGATACGAGGTGGACAGACATCGGAACCTACCTGCACAG AAAATGGACGAAGCTCTGAAAAGCTTTGCCAGACGTCCGACACTGCCCCTCACAGACAGCGTGTTTGTTGTTGTCATGTCCCACGGAGGCATGGGAACTATCTGTGGAACGGGCAGCCACAGGATTGAAATTGACAGAATTTATGAGCGCTTAAACTCTAGAAACTGTCCCGCGCTGAAGGACAAACCAAAGATCGTCATCATTCAGGCATCCAGAGGAG TGCTCGTACCTGGAAGACCGCCTGTGCCCATAGATAACATGAGAGCTCGATCAGTAAATCAAGCTGCTCGGCTGCACACAGAAAAGGATTTCATCACTCTTCATTGCAGCGCACCTC acaTGGCTGCATACAAACATCCAGCGTACGGCTCCTTCTTCATCCAAAGTATCGCTGAGGTGTTCAACACTCGGTGCGTCCAGGATCCCATCGATGAACTCTTCAAAAAA GTCATGCAGCGCTTCCATGTGTCAGGCATGCAGCAGCTGATGCCGAGCGTGGAATTGCACACCCTGACGAAGCCCTTCTACCTGCTTCCAG GAAACACGCAGGTGCCTACACGACCTGAGGATCCACGTGGGAGACCGGACGCTCTCAG ggcgGAGCCTGCCGGAGTCCGATGGGTGAGGtcagagctgaagaagt ATTGCTGTCAGCTCACCATCGACATGAACACGGTGAACAGGAAACTCAAACCGTCCCACCATAACAGGAAGGTGGAGTATGTGTCGGAGCCTCAGCGGTATCCCGATCATCCCGACAGATTCGACCGGGCTCAGCTGCTGTGCAGAGACGGGCTGACGGGTCGCGggtactgggaggtggagtggacCGGCGAGGTTTACATAGCGGTGAGTTACAGAGggatcagaaggaaaggagacagCAACGAGACCCTGTTCGGGTGGAACAAGCAGTCGTGGAGTCTGTACTGCTCCGATAAATACACCGTCTGGCACGACGGCAAAGAAACGGCGCTCTCCTCGTGCtcctactcctcctcctccctgtcCGACTCTGGTAGGGCAGCAGTGTACGTGGACTGTCATGCTGGCACTGTGTCCTTCCTCAgggtctcctctgacactctgacccacctccacaccttcaagaCCAAATTCACTGAGCCCGTGTATGCCGGGTTCAGAGTCTTCACTGCGTCCTCAGTGCGTCTGTGCTGA
- the LOC116321299 gene encoding zinc finger protein 664-like — MEPVPAAPAEEFAGIQVKTEPEGDVEIRSYPILRKLSVKLSDCRVWLEGRDFLSLGDHPELSERRQRQQQATNTGRKMVYCHECNKGFYKKSHLEAHLRVHRGQKPNECWQCGKTYPTLMSLVVHQQVHDRTAPYQCSYCDKTFALKRDWKTHHRTHSGTKPFKCWFCGDGFGEQDELNEHLELHSGEKCYHCTVCDKMFISYQGFNFHRKSHKSRKLLPCPKCNKTFSNPQSLKLHQVTHSNRKPHKCPTCGKAFKLLSGMRCHQRTHEDLKAYHCTECGKCFSSLQGLKLHDRTHTGLKPYKCSECGKRFTQSPHLKAHMVTHTGERPFLCTTCGKRFTQSSHLRSHITLFHVGEKPFTCDDCGKSFTIAHYLKVHRRTHTKEKLYQCSYCQKSFSYHNSWRAHERIHTGERPFTCQDCGQSFITSGSLVSHQRSKHTGEKSHYCITCGEFFFTSSMLRVHQLDHTGERPHVCSCGKTFKTRGVLRYHLKRFTDHRPAE, encoded by the exons ATGGAGCCCGTCCCCGCTGCACCG GCTGAGGAGTTCGCCGGCATTCAGGTGAAAACGGAGCCGGAGGGCGACGTGGAGATCCGCTCGTACCCGATCCTCAGGAAGTTGTCGGTCAAGCTGAGTGACTGCAGGGTGTGGCTGGAGGGGCGGGACTTCCTGTCTTTGG GTGATCACCCCGAGCTCAGCGAACGGAGACAGCGGCAGCAGCAGGCCACCAACACAGGCAGGAAGATGGTGTACTGTCACGAGTGTAACAAGGGCTTCTACAAGAAGTCCCACCTGGAGGCTCACCTGCGGGTCCACCGGGGCCAGAAGCCCAACGAGTGCTGGCAGTGCGGCAAGACTTACCCGACCCTGATGAGCCTGGTTGTCCATCAGCAGGTCCACGACCGCACGGCGCCCTACCAGTGCTCCTACTGCGACAAGACCTTCGCTCTGAAGAGGGACTGGAAGACCCACCACCGGACCCACTCGGGCACCAAACCCTTCAAGTGCTGGTTCTGTGGGGATGGCTTTGGCGAGCAGGACGAGCTGAACGAGCACCTGGAGCTGCACAGCGGTGAGAAGTGCTACCACTGCACCGTCTGTGATAAGATGTTCATATCCTACCAGGGCTTCAACTTCCACCGCAAGTCCCACAAGAGCCGGAAGCTGCTGCCATGCCCCAAGTGCAACAAGACCTTCAGCAACCCTCAGAGCCTGAAGCTGCACCAGGTGACGCACTCCAACAGGAAACCACACAAGTGCCCCACCTGCGGCAAAGCCTTCAAGCTGCTGAGCGGCATGCGCTGCCACCAGCGCACCCACGAGGATCTGAAGGCCTACCACTGCACCGAGTGCGGCAAGTGCTTCTCCAGCCTGCAGGGCTTGAAGCTGCACGACCGCACGCACACCGGACTCAAGCCCTACAAGTGCTCTGAGTGCGGCAAGAGGTTCACGCAGTCGCCCCATCTCAAGGCGCACATGGTGACCCACACCGGCGAGCGGCCCTTCCTCTGCACCACCTGTGGGAAACGGTTCACGCAGTCATCCCACCTGAGGTCCCACATCACGCTGTTCCACGTGGGCGAGAAGCCGTTCACTTGCGATGACTGCGGCAAGAGCTTCACCATCGCTCACTACCTGAAGGTGCACCGGCGCACGCACACCAAGGAGAAGTTGTACCAGTGCTCGTACTGCCAGAAGTCCTTCTCTTACCACAACTCGTGGAGGGCGCACGAGAGGATTCACACCGGCGAGCGGCCCTTCACCTGCCAGGACTGCGGCCAGAGCTTCATCACGTCTGGCTCGCTGGTCAGCCACCAGCGCTCCAAGCACACTGGCGAGAAAAGCCACTACTGCATCACCTGCGGCGAGTTCTTTTTCACCAGCTCCATGCTGCGTGTCCATCAGCTCGACCACACTGGCGAGCGCCCGCACGTCTGCAGCTGCGGCAAGACCTTCAAGACCCGAGGTGTTCTGCGCTACCACCTAAAGAGGTTCACCGACCACCGGCCCGCTGAGTGA